The Clostridium sp. DL-VIII DNA window ATGCTTTGACTTTGAAAGGATATGGTGAATAAATTTTGGCTATAAGGATAAATAATATAAATTTAGGTTTAGACGATGAATTAGAAGTTCTAGAAAAGAAGGTTTGTAAAAGGTTAAATATATCTAATGGAAATATTAATAAAATAAGTATAATAAAAAGAAGCGTAGATGCAAGGAAAAAAAATGATATAAAATTTAATTATAGTGTTGATGTATTCTGCGAAAAAGAAAAAAAGATATTATCTAAAATTCATGATAAAGATATAAAACTTGAAGAAGTAAAGGAAATAGAAACTATAAAGTCAGGAACACAAAAACTTAATTTTAGGCCAGTAGTAGTAGGGTTTGGGCCAGCAGGAATTTTTGCTGCATTAACTTTAGCAAGACAGGGATATAGGCCAATTGTGTATGAACGTGGGGAAGATGTGGATAAAAGAACAGAGACTGTGGAAAAGTTTTGGAGTACTGGAGAACTTAATCTCGAATCTAATGTTCAATTTGGGGAAGGTGGAGCGGGTACATTCTCAGACGGAAAGCTTACCACAAGAATTAAAGATCATAGATGTGTATTTGTACTTGATGAATTGATAAAGGCAGGAGCACCAGTAGAAATTAAGTATGAGAGCAAAGCTCATGTAGGGACTGATCTATTAAAAGGTGTAGTTAAGAATATAAGAGAAGAAATTAAAAATCTTGGAGGCGAGGTTAATTTCAATTCCAAGTTAGAGAGAATAACATATGAGAATGGTAAATTAGAAAGCATAATAGTTAATGGAAAAGAAATTTCATGTGAAGCATTAGTGCTTGCAATAGGTCACAGTTCAAGAGATACATATGAAATGTTATATAGAGAAAAAGTTTCAATGGATGCAAAAGCATTTGCAATAGGAGTAAGAATTGAACATCCTCAGGAATTGATAAATATTAGTCAATATGGAGAGAGTCACAATCATCCGAAATTACAAGCTGCTGATTATAGGCTGACTTACCAAAGTGAGAGATTAGGAAGAGGAATATATTCATTCTGCATGTGCCCAGGCGGAGTAGTGGTTGCGGCAGCTTCAGAGGAAGGTAGGCTTGTATCAAATGGTATGAGTTATCATGCAAGAGACTTAAAAAATGCTAATTCAGCATTAGTAGTAACAGTTTCACCAGAGGATTTTGAAGGAAATTCCCCTCTTAGAGGAATGGAATTTCAAAGATATTATGAAAATTTAGCATTTAAGTTAGGTGGTGGAAATTATAAGGCACCGGTGCAGCTAGTAGGGGACTTTATGAAAGACAGGGTATCAACGGGGTTAGGCCAGGTTGTACCGAGCTATACTGCGGGATATGAATTTAGAGAGTTAAAGAATTGCTTGCCAGATTATGTTGTGGAAGCACTTAAAGAAGGAATTGCAAATTTTGACAAGAAAATAAAGGGTTATGCTAATGAAGATGCAGTTTTAACAGGTATAGAGACTAGAACATCAGCACCAGTTAGGCTCAATAGAAATGAAAAACTTGAAAGCATAAATGTATGTGGGCTTTATCCAACGGGCGAAGGTGCTGGATTTGCAGGAGGAATAATTTCAGCAGCTGTAGATGGTATAAAGGTTGCTGAACATATAATTCAAAAATTCGATGTATTGTAACTAATGAATTAAGTAATAATTAAAAAATAATGGACTAATACAATTGTCTGTTATTTTTTTTATATAATATGATTAATTTTTGTGAAATTACTTGATTTACAATAAATATGCATTTAAATTGAGTTTTTTTGAATGCATATAAGAAAAATCATGACTTATAATATAATTTATATTAAAATAAATTTCTATAAAATAATAAAAACAATTTTCTGAAAATTTAACATTTACAATTATTTTTTGTTACAATGATAGATGAAAGAAATTCTTATACCAGTGATTGACAGAAATTTAACAAGATAATTAAATTAATAACAAGCAAAAATAGTATGAAATGTAAGAGGTGTAAAGATGAGCAAAAATTTTGACGATTTACTATCACGACTAAAGGAAGTTCCAATCAAAAAAGTTGCTGTAGCAGTGGCACAAGATGAGCCGGTTTTAGAAGCTATTAAAGAGGCTACAGAAAATAATATAGCAGAGGCGATATTAGTTGGAGATAAGCAACAAATACACGAAATTGCTAAAAAGATAGACTTAGATTTATCAGACTATGAAATAATGGATATTAAAGATCCAAAGAAAGCTACATTAGAAGCAGTAAAGTTAGTTTCAAGTGGGCATGCAGATATGCTTATGAAGGGATTAGTGGATACGGCTACATTTTTAAGAAGCGTATTAAATAAAGAAGTAGGACTTAGAACAGGAAAATTAATGTCGCATGTTGCAGTTTTTGATATAGAAGGATGGGATAAATTATTATTCTTAACTGATGCAGCATTTAACACATACCCAGAACTTAAGGATAAAGCAGGTATGATAAATAATGCAGTAGTAGTTGCACATTCATGTGGAATAGAAATTCCTAATGTAGCAGTTGTATGTCCAGTTGAAGTTGTAAATGAAAATATGTCATCAACAGTTGATGCTGCATTATTAGCAAAAATGAGTGACAGAGGACAATTTAAAGGATGCGTTGTTGACGGACCTTTTGCATTAGATAATGCTATATCAGAAGAAGCAGCTCACCATAAAGGTGTTAAAGGTGAAGTTGCAGGTAAAGCAGACATACTATTATTACCAAATATTGAAACAGCAAATGTAATGTATAAAACACTAACATATTTCGCTAAATCAAGAAATGGTGGACTTCTAGTAGGTACTTCTGCACCAGTTATTTTAACCTCAAGAGCAGATTCTTTTGAAACAAAAGTTAATTCAATAGCTCTAGCAGCATTAGTTGCAGCAAAAAATAAGTAATTAAGCAGTTCATAAACCATAAAGGGCGATTAAAGATTAAATTCATAATAATTTATTTTATTGTTACTGCATTCTAAATGCATTAAATCAGAGGGGGATTCAAAATGTCATATAAGCTGTTAATAATTAATCCGGGTTCAACATCAACAAAGATTGGTGTTTATGAAAATGAAAAGGAACTATTTGAGGAAACATTAAGACACACAAATGAGGAAATAAAGAGATATGAAACAATATATGATCAATTTGGATTTAGAAAAGAGGTTATTTTAAATGTTCTTAAGGAGAAAAACTTTGATATAAGAACTTTAAGTGCTGTTGTTGGCAGAGGAGGAATGCTTAAACCTGTAGAAGGCGGAACTTATGCTGTTAATGATGCAATGGTAGAAGATTTAAAGGTTGGAGTTCAAGGACCTCATGCTTCAAATCTTGGTGGAATAATTGCTAAGTCAATAGGAGATGAATTAAACATACCTTCCTATATAGTAGATCCAGTTGTTACAGATGAGTTAGCTGATGTAGCAAGATTATCAGGAGTACCAGAGCTTCCAAGAAAGAGTAAATTCCATGCGTTAAACCAAAAAGCAGTAGCTAAAAGATATGGCAAGGAAACTGGAAAAGGATATGAAAATCTAAATTTAGTTGTTGTACATATGGGCGGTGGAGTTTCAGTTGGGGCTCATAAGCATGGTAGAGTTGTTGATGTCAACAATGCTCTAGATGGAGATGGCCCATTTTCACCAGAGAGAGCTGGATCAGTTCCAATCGGTGATTTAATCAAAATGTGTTTTAGTGGAAAATATAGTGAAGCAGAAGTATATGGCAAGACAGTTGGAAAAGGCGGATTTGTCGGATACTTAAATACAAATGATGTAAAAGGTGTTATAGATAAAATGGAAGCCGGAGATAAAGAATGCGAGAAAATTTACAAAGCATTCGTTTATCAAATTTCAAAAGCAATAGGAGAAATGTCAGTAGTATTAGAGGGGAAAGTAGATCAAATTATCTTTACAGGAGGAATAGCATATTCGCCAACTCTTGTACCAGATCTTAAAGCAAAGGTTGAATGGATTGCGCCAGTAACAGTTTACCCAGGTGAAGATGAGTTATTAGCATTAGCTCAAGGCGCTATAAGGGTACTTGATGGAGAAGAACAAGCTAAAATTTATTAAAATGTAGAAGGAACATCTTGAGATGACTTTTAAGTTATTTCAAGATGTTTTTTTGTTATTAAGAAATGTTACATCTAGTGATAGAGCCACTTGGATGTAAGAATCTCTCAAGGTAAAGTATTATCTAAAGCATAAATAAAAATTTATCTATTTGTACCTTAAAATCATGAGCAAATGATATAATAATAAATAATCATGCGATGATTATAAGTATATAGATTAGTAAATATGAAAGCTGTTGGGGTAAAAAATATATGGAGAGATTCAACTGTATTTTAAATGATGAAAAATATATACACTATTTAAAGAAAAATAAAAAGCTTGAGAAGGGTAGAAAGTTTTGCAAGCATAATCTAAAACATTTCTTAGATGTAGCAAGAATTGCACATTTGATAAATTTGGAGGAAAGTCTGGGTTTTGAAAGAGAAATTATATATACAACTGCAATTTTACATGATATAGGAAAATCATTTCAATATGAAGATGGAATTCCACATGAAATGGCTTCGTGGGAAATTGCAAAAACAATTTTAGAGGATTATAAATTTAATGATGAAGAAATTGAATTGATAAAGCAAGGAATATTAGGACATAGAAATAAGAAGAGTAAAGGATTTTCTTTGCTTATATATAGAGCAGATAAACTTTCAAGACAGTGTATTACATGTAAGGCATTAACTGAATGTAATTGGAGCGATGAAAAAAAGAATTTGAAGATATACTATTAGGAGGCATTAGTTGTAATGAAAATAGGAAATAAGGAATTTAAAATTAGTGAAAGAACATATATTATGGGAATTTTAAATTTTACACCGGATTCTTTTTCTGATGGTGGAAAATTTAATGATATAGATGCAGCTATAGTGCATGTTAAACAGATGATAGAAAATGGTGCCGACATAATAGATATAGGAGGAGAATCCACAAGGCCCAATCACACACCAGTAGAAGAAGATGAAGAAATAAGCAGGGTTATTCCTATAATAAAGGCTATAAGAGAAAATTTCGATATTCCTATATCTATAGATACATATAAAGCAAAGGTGGCTGAAAAAGCTATAGAAGCAGGAGCTAATCTTATTAATGATGTATGGGGATTTAAGAAAGAAAAAGATATAGCAAAAGTTGCAGCTAAATATAATGTTCCTTGCTGTTTAATGCATAACAGAGAAAATAAGGATTACAAAAATTTAATGGACGATATACTAGAAGATTTGAAAGAAAGTATAAAAATAGCTAAGGATGCAGGGGTAAAAGATGAAAATATAATCTTAGATCCAGGAATAGGTTTTGCAAAGACTTATGAGCAAAATTTAGAAACTATGAATAATTTAGAGCGGCTTAAAGAATTGGGATATCCAATACTTCTTGGAACATCAAGAAAGTCTATGATAGGTATTGCATTGGACCTACCGGTAGAGCAAAGAGTAGAAGGAACAGTTGCGACAACTGTAATTGGAATAATGAAAGACGCCTGTGATTTTGTAAGAGTTCACGATGTGTTAGAAAATTCAAGGGCAGCAAAGATGACTGATGCAATAATAAGGCGAAATTAAAAAATAATAGACAAATAGTTAGCATGTTTTAGGTTATGCAGTGCTGCATGTTTGGATTAGTGTTTTTTTATAGGCATAAGAGGATAGGATGGATAAATTATGGATAAAATGTATATAAAGGACTTAGAATTATTTGCTTTTCATGGAGTTTTTGAAGAAGAGAAAAGACTGGGACAGAAATTTATACTATCGTTAGAGATAGATTTAGATTTAAAATCCGCAGGAAAAACTGGGGATTTGCTTAAATCAGTCCATTATGGTGAATTATGCGACAAAATTGAAGAAGAATTTAAGAGGGATAGCCATGAACTTATAGAAACTGCAGCTTTAAATTTAGCAGATTTTATTCTGAGTGAATATAAGGTAATATATGGTGTTAAAGTATTTTTAAAAAAGCCGTGGGCGCCAATAAAAAAACATTTAGATACTGTGGAAATAATGATTGAAAGAAAAAGACATAAGGCATATATAGGACTGGGATCTAATATTGGAGATAAAGAGAATTATTTAAAAGAAGCAATTAATAGGATATGTGCAGAAAAAAATGTTGAAATTAAAAAACAATCGTCATTTATAGTAACAAAACCATGGGGATATTTAGATCAAGAAGATTTCTTAAATGCAGTGGTGGAGATAGAAACAATACTTGAAGCCGAAGAACTTATGGATTTATTGCTTGAAATTGAGTTGGAGTTTGATAGAAAAAGAGAAATAAAGTGGGGGCCTAGAACCATTGATTTAGACATTATTATGTATGATGAATTAATATCTTCTAATGAAAAGGTAATTCTTCCTCATCCTAGAATGCATGAGAGAGAATTTGTATTAAAGCCGCTAAATGAAATAGCACCATATCTTATGCATCCTGTACTTAATAAAAGAATATTTACATTGCTAGAAGAATTAAGTTCAAATAACTAATAAAATAATATGTTATAAGATGGGAGTGATTTTATGAGGAGTTCACTGAAATTTACAAATAAGTTAAGTATGTTATCAGAAATGGAGGGGGAATCTAAATTTCAAATATTAGAATATGAGAATTTAGACGGGGCTACAGATGTTCAAACTGCCTTTGGAATTAATGTGATTAGACAAAGTGGAGTCAAACTAAAGCAAATAAGAATAATAATAAATGAAAGTTCAGTAAAACTAGAGCCGGGTACTTTGAGTTATATGAAGGGTGATATAGACATAAGAAGTAAATCAGGTGGACTTATAGGATTTGGGAAAAAAATAATATCAAGCAAGTTAACTGGAGAGACTGCATTCAAGCCAGTATATAGTGGGAGTGGAGAAATATTTTTAGAGCCATCTTTTGATCATTTTGCACTTATAGAACTAGAAGATGATGAAATAATAGTAAGTGATGATATGTTCTGTGCATGCGAAGAGAGCATAGAGATTAATGCAACAATGCAAAAAACTTTTTCAGCAGCCCTTTTAGGAAGTGACGGCTTATATCAAACAAGACTAGAAGGATATGGAATAGTTGCACTTAGGGTTCCAGTTCCAGAAAGTGAAATATTTAAATGCGTATTAATTAATGATACATTAAGAGTAGATGGAAATTTTGCGATTTTAAGGACTGGAAATATTGAGTTTTCAATAGAGAAATCATCAAAATCCCTTATTGGAACTGCCGTCAGTGGAGAAGGACTAGTTAGCGTGTACAGAGGTACAGGTGAAGTTTGGCTGGTACCAACCAAAAATATATATAAAGATTTAAGATTGAAAGAAGCAAACTTAGAAAATAAGTTTTCGTCTGAAGTTATTGAAGAAGATGAATAATGAACTCTAGCATACTAAAGTTGTAAAGTATGCTATAATAAGTATGATTAAGTATATTTATGATTATACTGCGAGGTGATAAGGTGAGTTCTTTAGAATCCAAAATTAAAAGCAAGGAATTAGATTTATTTTTTAAAGGAATTTTAGAATTGAAAGATATAGATGAATGTTATAAGTTTTTTGAAGATGTGGCAACTATAAATGAAGTTAAGGCATTGGCGCAAAGATTACATGTAGCTGAATTACTTAAGGCTAAAAAAACTTATTCGGAAATAGCAGAAATTACTGGTGCTAGTACAGCCACTATTAGTAGAGTAAATAGGTGCTTAAATTATGGTAGTGATGGTTATAAAATGGTACTAGAAAGATTAGAAAGTGGAAAAATAGACTAATATAAGTAAATGTTGAAGATTTAATTTGCATATAAAATCGAAAAATAATAGAAAGCCCGAAAGACATGATTGTAAATAGGGCTTAAAAATATTATACTATTTAAGGTGAGCCATTTAGACAGTTATGAGTTAAGGGGTATGAGTTTGTGATAAAACTCATATGCGGATTTAAAAAAGTTCTATTTATGAAAAGTCGTAAGTTTTTTGGTCACAACTGTAAATTAATTAAGTGGTTATAACAGAATAAAAAAGTGAGGTAAAATTATGGGTAGAATGTTTGGAACTGATGGCGTTAGAGGAGTTGCAAATACAGAATTAACAGCAAGAACTGCATATAACCTTGGAAGAGCAGGGGCATATGTTTTAACAGAAGCAGCTCATAAGCCTAAGATATTAGTTGCAAAAGATACAAGAATATCTGGAGATATGTTGGAATCAGCATTAATAGCGGGAATATTATCAGTTGGAGCCGAGGCGGTAGTGCTTGGAGTAGTACCAACACCAGCTGTTGCATATTTAACAAGAAAATATGGAGCTGATGCAGGTGTTATGATTTCTGCATCACATAATCCAGTAGAATATAATGGCATAAAATTCTTTGATGATAAAGGATACAAGCTTTCAGACGATTTAGAGGATGAGATTCAAAGAGTTATTGAAAGTGATTTTGAAGGTGTACCAAGTCCAGTTGGAATAGATCTTGGAAGAGAGACAATTGAAGTATCCGCTTTAGATGATTATATAGAATTTGCTAAGGAAACTATACCTTATAATTTAAAGGGATTAAAAATAGCTTTAGACTGTGCAAATGGAGCTTCATATAAATCATCAGTAAAGGCATTTAGAGAATTAGGTGCAGATGTATTTGTAATAAACGATAATCCGGATGGAACAAACATAAATGAAAATTGTGGATCAACACATCCAGAAGAACTAATGGATTATGTAGTTAAAAAGAAATGTGATTTAGGATTCGCATTTGATGGCGATGCAGATAGATGTTTGGCTGTTGATGAAAATGGTAATTTAATAAATGGTGATTTTATATTAATGTTATGTGCTAAGTATTTAAAAGAACTTGGAAAGCTAAAAGATGATACTTTAGTAGTAACTGTAATGAGTAATCTTGGATTAGACATTGCATGTAAAAGAGAAGGGATAAATCTTGCGAAAACTTGTGTTGGAGATAGATACGTCTTAGAAGAAATGGTTAAAAACAGATATGTTCTAGGTGGAGAACAATCAGGACATGTTATATTCTTAGACTATAATTCAACAGGTGATGGTTTAGTTACAGCGCTTCAAATTGCAAGTATAGTTAAGAAGAAAGAAAAGCCTTTATCAGAGCTATGTTCAATAATGAAAGAATTACCACAAGTATTAGCAAATGCGACAATACCAAATGATAAGAAAGACCTATATTTAACAGATGATGAAATACAAGGTGAAATAAAGAAAATAGAAGATGCTTTAAATGGTGTTGGAAGAGTTCTTATAAGACCATCTGGAACAGAACCATTAGTTAGAGTAATGCTTGAAGGTGAAGATCAAGCAGAAATAGATAAAATGGCTCATAGTTTAGCAAATTTAATTGAAAAGAAATACAATTAACTATATATTAATTAAATAAAGCTTTATAATAGCAGAGTGTAAAAAGGAGTTTGGAGTAGACTTCTTTTTATACTCTGCTATTATAATTTTATAGATTTCAAAATAAGAAATAGACTTATAACATTTAGGTAAGTTTTTAAATTTATAGTTCTTATGCCACTGTATATATCAAACTCTCTACTTGGATATTTATAAATGAAAGATGTAAATATAGTTTAAGTTATGTATTTTTAAAATAAATTTCTCAAGACCACATTACAGTTATTAATGCATAACAAATGATTAATAAGGGGATAAATAAAATAATAAACAATGAGTTTGCAAAAGAGGAGGAAATTATATGGATAAAGAACCTTATAACGAATACTTAGTAGTTATGCCAACTGGTAATTGTAAAGGCTTTAATGATATAGAGGGAGCAAAGGCATATATAAACATATATTATGAATGGCGGTTCGATGATGTAATTCACAAAGATGGATTTGTTGATGCGACAGAAATTGGAGGAGATCAGCCCAGATTTGAGGTATTTACTCAATTAGGAGCAGAAGAAGGAGCGAAATGCGAAATATATAAGACAGAAGCATTTATTGAAGCAATTAATAAAGATTTGATTTTCGAGGAAGATAAAGAAGAAATAATTTCTAAACTATGTGAAGCAAAAGTAAATTTTAATATATATGAGTATGGTTTAGATGAAATTTTAGCAGATGTTCAAGAAGTCGAGAGTATGGAGGATTTTGGAGATCATCTAAGTAAATTATAGGAATTAATTTCTATTAATTTGAATTAATAGAATAAGGAGAGAAAATTAAGATTATTAATTATTAACTTTAAAAAACTTTATATAATTAATTTAAAAATAAAAATAATGATAATTTGATAAAAAAACAATATATATATTGAAAAACAAGCAATTTATATAAGCTTAAAATTATCAAAAAAAAGAGAATGAAAAATATATTACTAAAATATTGACAATAGTAAAAACCCAGAGTAAAATTTAGTTTAACAAGAAAATTGAATAGGTCCTTAGGTTATTAAATGCTGAGATGGAGACAATTGTTTTGCAGATAAGTTGCAGAGAGTCGATGGTTGGTGAGAATCGATACTTTAGCTTTATAATTATCACTCCTGAGCAGAATCCAGAAAGAAAAAGTATTTTT harbors:
- a CDS encoding FAD-dependent protein produces the protein MAIRINNINLGLDDELEVLEKKVCKRLNISNGNINKISIIKRSVDARKKNDIKFNYSVDVFCEKEKKILSKIHDKDIKLEEVKEIETIKSGTQKLNFRPVVVGFGPAGIFAALTLARQGYRPIVYERGEDVDKRTETVEKFWSTGELNLESNVQFGEGGAGTFSDGKLTTRIKDHRCVFVLDELIKAGAPVEIKYESKAHVGTDLLKGVVKNIREEIKNLGGEVNFNSKLERITYENGKLESIIVNGKEISCEALVLAIGHSSRDTYEMLYREKVSMDAKAFAIGVRIEHPQELINISQYGESHNHPKLQAADYRLTYQSERLGRGIYSFCMCPGGVVVAAASEEGRLVSNGMSYHARDLKNANSALVVTVSPEDFEGNSPLRGMEFQRYYENLAFKLGGGNYKAPVQLVGDFMKDRVSTGLGQVVPSYTAGYEFRELKNCLPDYVVEALKEGIANFDKKIKGYANEDAVLTGIETRTSAPVRLNRNEKLESINVCGLYPTGEGAGFAGGIISAAVDGIKVAEHIIQKFDVL
- the ptb gene encoding phosphate butyryltransferase; translation: MSKNFDDLLSRLKEVPIKKVAVAVAQDEPVLEAIKEATENNIAEAILVGDKQQIHEIAKKIDLDLSDYEIMDIKDPKKATLEAVKLVSSGHADMLMKGLVDTATFLRSVLNKEVGLRTGKLMSHVAVFDIEGWDKLLFLTDAAFNTYPELKDKAGMINNAVVVAHSCGIEIPNVAVVCPVEVVNENMSSTVDAALLAKMSDRGQFKGCVVDGPFALDNAISEEAAHHKGVKGEVAGKADILLLPNIETANVMYKTLTYFAKSRNGGLLVGTSAPVILTSRADSFETKVNSIALAALVAAKNK
- the buk gene encoding butyrate kinase; the encoded protein is MSYKLLIINPGSTSTKIGVYENEKELFEETLRHTNEEIKRYETIYDQFGFRKEVILNVLKEKNFDIRTLSAVVGRGGMLKPVEGGTYAVNDAMVEDLKVGVQGPHASNLGGIIAKSIGDELNIPSYIVDPVVTDELADVARLSGVPELPRKSKFHALNQKAVAKRYGKETGKGYENLNLVVVHMGGGVSVGAHKHGRVVDVNNALDGDGPFSPERAGSVPIGDLIKMCFSGKYSEAEVYGKTVGKGGFVGYLNTNDVKGVIDKMEAGDKECEKIYKAFVYQISKAIGEMSVVLEGKVDQIIFTGGIAYSPTLVPDLKAKVEWIAPVTVYPGEDELLALAQGAIRVLDGEEQAKIY
- a CDS encoding HD domain-containing protein, translating into MERFNCILNDEKYIHYLKKNKKLEKGRKFCKHNLKHFLDVARIAHLINLEESLGFEREIIYTTAILHDIGKSFQYEDGIPHEMASWEIAKTILEDYKFNDEEIELIKQGILGHRNKKSKGFSLLIYRADKLSRQCITCKALTECNWSDEKKNLKIYY
- the folP gene encoding dihydropteroate synthase is translated as MKIGNKEFKISERTYIMGILNFTPDSFSDGGKFNDIDAAIVHVKQMIENGADIIDIGGESTRPNHTPVEEDEEISRVIPIIKAIRENFDIPISIDTYKAKVAEKAIEAGANLINDVWGFKKEKDIAKVAAKYNVPCCLMHNRENKDYKNLMDDILEDLKESIKIAKDAGVKDENIILDPGIGFAKTYEQNLETMNNLERLKELGYPILLGTSRKSMIGIALDLPVEQRVEGTVATTVIGIMKDACDFVRVHDVLENSRAAKMTDAIIRRN
- the folK gene encoding 2-amino-4-hydroxy-6-hydroxymethyldihydropteridine diphosphokinase; translation: MDKMYIKDLELFAFHGVFEEEKRLGQKFILSLEIDLDLKSAGKTGDLLKSVHYGELCDKIEEEFKRDSHELIETAALNLADFILSEYKVIYGVKVFLKKPWAPIKKHLDTVEIMIERKRHKAYIGLGSNIGDKENYLKEAINRICAEKNVEIKKQSSFIVTKPWGYLDQEDFLNAVVEIETILEAEELMDLLLEIELEFDRKREIKWGPRTIDLDIIMYDELISSNEKVILPHPRMHEREFVLKPLNEIAPYLMHPVLNKRIFTLLEELSSNN
- a CDS encoding AIM24 family protein, which produces MRSSLKFTNKLSMLSEMEGESKFQILEYENLDGATDVQTAFGINVIRQSGVKLKQIRIIINESSVKLEPGTLSYMKGDIDIRSKSGGLIGFGKKIISSKLTGETAFKPVYSGSGEIFLEPSFDHFALIELEDDEIIVSDDMFCACEESIEINATMQKTFSAALLGSDGLYQTRLEGYGIVALRVPVPESEIFKCVLINDTLRVDGNFAILRTGNIEFSIEKSSKSLIGTAVSGEGLVSVYRGTGEVWLVPTKNIYKDLRLKEANLENKFSSEVIEEDE
- a CDS encoding YerC/YecD family TrpR-related protein; translation: MSSLESKIKSKELDLFFKGILELKDIDECYKFFEDVATINEVKALAQRLHVAELLKAKKTYSEIAEITGASTATISRVNRCLNYGSDGYKMVLERLESGKID
- the glmM gene encoding phosphoglucosamine mutase, yielding MGRMFGTDGVRGVANTELTARTAYNLGRAGAYVLTEAAHKPKILVAKDTRISGDMLESALIAGILSVGAEAVVLGVVPTPAVAYLTRKYGADAGVMISASHNPVEYNGIKFFDDKGYKLSDDLEDEIQRVIESDFEGVPSPVGIDLGRETIEVSALDDYIEFAKETIPYNLKGLKIALDCANGASYKSSVKAFRELGADVFVINDNPDGTNINENCGSTHPEELMDYVVKKKCDLGFAFDGDADRCLAVDENGNLINGDFILMLCAKYLKELGKLKDDTLVVTVMSNLGLDIACKREGINLAKTCVGDRYVLEEMVKNRYVLGGEQSGHVIFLDYNSTGDGLVTALQIASIVKKKEKPLSELCSIMKELPQVLANATIPNDKKDLYLTDDEIQGEIKKIEDALNGVGRVLIRPSGTEPLVRVMLEGEDQAEIDKMAHSLANLIEKKYN